A genomic window from Bdellovibrio sp. SKB1291214 includes:
- the hpt gene encoding hypoxanthine phosphoribosyltransferase: MALKEQMVPFLTKEEIAELVADLAKQIEHDYEGKEIVFICPLRGSMHITADLMRQVDLPQQVDFVYVQAVERGGAIKIVKDISVNIAGKHVLIVEEIIDTGRTLSFLRSRLFASAPASLKIITLLDKPARRELPIKADYIGKTIDDRYVVGYGMDSEEVGRNYPDIYTMKN, translated from the coding sequence ATGGCACTTAAAGAACAGATGGTCCCTTTCCTTACTAAAGAAGAAATTGCTGAGTTGGTTGCTGATTTGGCAAAACAAATCGAGCACGATTACGAAGGGAAAGAGATCGTATTTATCTGCCCATTGCGTGGTTCGATGCACATCACTGCAGACTTAATGAGACAAGTGGATCTTCCTCAGCAAGTGGATTTCGTTTACGTTCAGGCAGTTGAGCGTGGTGGCGCGATCAAGATCGTTAAAGATATTTCTGTGAACATCGCCGGCAAACACGTATTGATCGTTGAAGAAATCATCGATACAGGTCGCACTTTGAGCTTCCTAAGAAGCCGCTTATTCGCATCCGCTCCGGCATCTTTGAAAATCATCACTCTGCTTGATAAGCCCGCTCGTCGCGAACTGCCAATCAAAGCAGACTATATTGGTAAAACTATTGATGACCGTTATGTAGTTGGCTACGGAATGGATTCAGAGGAAGTTGGAAGAAACTATCCTGATATCTATACGATGAAAAACTAG
- a CDS encoding type II secretion system F family protein: protein MKFLANEWILIPLFGICVFTFVILWADKSIAWLHKRSLGQREEVIRIMRLMGMETDQKKITILILLLSFGLGALVFLAFWPSVIVGAVFGCSITIAGWQLPLLIVRFLYERRCTVFVDQMVDGITIMANGIKAGSNPQESMKRVVEIMGNPISQEFSQVLYQMQVGDSFESALNDLGNRIPRPDVQMFVTSINILKETGGNLAETFQTIVTVIRERQKVEKKIQALTAQGMMQGIIVTLVPFFLLGVFAVIDPTFIKPMFTTTLGLVLLFAMLALQIIGGVLIKKLVTIKV from the coding sequence ATGAAGTTTCTAGCAAACGAATGGATTCTGATTCCTCTGTTTGGTATTTGCGTATTTACGTTTGTCATCCTTTGGGCTGATAAGTCCATTGCTTGGCTTCATAAACGCAGCTTAGGCCAACGTGAAGAAGTCATTCGAATCATGCGTTTGATGGGAATGGAAACTGACCAAAAGAAAATCACGATCTTAATTCTTTTGTTAAGCTTCGGTCTTGGTGCTTTGGTTTTTTTAGCGTTTTGGCCAAGTGTGATTGTCGGTGCGGTCTTTGGCTGCTCTATTACTATCGCAGGATGGCAGCTTCCTCTTTTGATTGTGCGTTTTCTGTATGAAAGACGTTGTACAGTTTTCGTAGATCAGATGGTTGACGGTATTACCATCATGGCAAACGGAATCAAAGCGGGTTCAAATCCGCAGGAATCCATGAAGCGTGTTGTAGAAATCATGGGAAATCCTATCAGCCAAGAGTTCTCTCAAGTGCTTTACCAAATGCAAGTTGGGGATAGCTTTGAAAGCGCATTGAATGACTTAGGAAATCGGATTCCCCGTCCAGACGTCCAGATGTTTGTGACCTCCATCAATATCTTAAAAGAAACTGGTGGTAACTTGGCGGAGACTTTCCAGACCATAGTCACGGTCATTCGAGAAAGACAAAAAGTTGAAAAGAAAATTCAAGCACTGACTGCACAAGGCATGATGCAAGGGATAATCGTTACTTTGGTTCCCTTCTTTTTGTTGGGTGTTTTTGCGGTAATTGATCCCACATTCATCAAGCCTATGTTTACAACCACCTTAGGTCTAGTGTTGCTGTTTGCCATGCTAGCTCTGCAAATTATCGGTGGTGTCCTCATCAAAAAACTTGTTACTATCAAAGTGTAG
- a CDS encoding BON domain-containing protein: MKYMLLTLGLVLSLCGHVAHAEDDLSATPSSSSEDSSGAFRSRKFINLTLGIEQDEKLPPLPDNVDFKGDFRRVVTANYSKDLNVIRFVPKSEGFATLTIHDKRNGKIVAEYRIDVKKSKLDKIVREMRSLLGDIEGINIKIVNDRVVVDGQILLPKDMARIYNVVSQFGNQASSIVTLSPLAQKKIAEFIARDINNPEIEVRAVNDKIILQGWANSADESARAEIIAKTYLPARIVDAAAEKGVIVERKAANDGVINLIQIKESAPKPPPKMIQLVVHYVELQKDYSKNFKFQFTPELGDNSQMTFQTGGEAAGGIVSSITGTVSNLLPKLNWAKQHGQARVLESTSMIVEDGKKGEIKQITNQPYAVIGQNGTQGTAFAEVGIVTTITPVLMGEKSGSVRMDMAFKVSSMIGSTSAGAPITSSNEMTSSVVVRDRQSAAVGGLIRNSSSTGYNRPSGQKNPIISLYASKDFAKQQSQFVVFVTPVVKTSASAGSEQIKKKFRLRD, from the coding sequence ATGAAATATATGCTGCTTACACTGGGGCTTGTATTAAGTCTTTGTGGACATGTTGCGCATGCAGAAGACGATCTATCTGCAACTCCGTCATCGTCCAGCGAAGACAGCAGTGGCGCTTTCCGCTCGCGCAAATTCATCAACTTGACGTTGGGAATTGAGCAAGATGAAAAGCTCCCTCCTCTTCCAGATAACGTGGATTTCAAAGGTGACTTCCGCCGTGTCGTCACTGCCAACTATTCTAAAGACCTTAACGTGATTCGCTTCGTACCGAAATCAGAAGGTTTCGCGACGCTAACGATCCATGATAAACGCAATGGTAAAATCGTTGCGGAGTATCGTATTGACGTTAAGAAAAGCAAACTTGATAAGATCGTTCGTGAAATGCGATCTTTGTTGGGTGATATCGAAGGTATCAATATCAAGATCGTAAATGATAGAGTTGTAGTCGACGGTCAAATCCTACTCCCTAAGGATATGGCGCGTATCTATAACGTGGTATCTCAATTCGGTAACCAAGCTTCTTCAATTGTGACATTAAGCCCCCTTGCACAAAAGAAGATCGCAGAGTTCATCGCTCGTGATATCAACAATCCAGAAATCGAAGTTCGCGCCGTGAATGACAAAATCATCCTGCAAGGCTGGGCAAACAGCGCCGACGAATCTGCTCGTGCAGAGATCATTGCTAAAACATATCTGCCCGCTCGTATCGTGGATGCGGCCGCAGAAAAAGGCGTGATTGTTGAACGTAAGGCAGCAAATGATGGCGTTATCAACCTTATCCAAATTAAAGAATCGGCACCAAAGCCACCTCCAAAGATGATCCAACTTGTAGTTCACTACGTTGAATTGCAAAAAGACTACTCTAAGAACTTTAAGTTCCAGTTCACTCCAGAGTTGGGCGATAATTCGCAAATGACTTTCCAAACTGGAGGCGAAGCTGCTGGTGGTATCGTAAGTTCAATCACAGGAACAGTTTCAAACTTGCTCCCGAAATTGAACTGGGCAAAACAGCACGGTCAAGCACGCGTTCTTGAAAGTACAAGTATGATCGTTGAGGATGGTAAAAAAGGTGAAATCAAACAGATCACCAACCAACCCTATGCAGTTATCGGTCAGAATGGTACTCAAGGTACTGCTTTTGCCGAAGTCGGTATCGTGACGACGATTACGCCGGTTCTTATGGGTGAAAAGTCTGGTTCTGTACGCATGGACATGGCTTTTAAAGTGTCTTCTATGATCGGCAGTACTTCTGCGGGTGCTCCTATCACCAGCTCAAATGAAATGACAAGCTCGGTGGTAGTGCGTGACCGTCAAAGTGCGGCTGTGGGTGGTCTAATCCGCAACTCATCATCGACTGGATACAACCGTCCTTCTGGACAAAAAAATCCAATCATCAGCTTGTATGCTTCTAAAGACTTCGCAAAACAACAATCTCAGTTTGTGGTTTTCGTCACTCCAGTTGTTAAGACTTCAGCAAGTGCTGGATCTGAACAAATTAAGAAAAAATTCCGTCTGCGCGACTAA
- a CDS encoding ATPase, T2SS/T4P/T4SS family, protein MAINPNCNLIAVVGGKGGVGKSVFAANFACALMTELRTQVLLVDADSKSVGDQNVIMGLKPVKTLKELSTFTGSLNSQPMNTLVTMAPSGLGYVGAVRGPEEQLNISPDLLGKLMEFFSRAFKFVIVDVGNDLGPAQMAVLQEATAIMIVTTPEVLVVTQTQRLVNELLSATFPKDMFQLVVNKASPTGLSPQAISNQLQLPFLGIIPQDEATTNMALQKYQPFVISAPKTPLTASYYDLSRKLTGGILQRLKTLSRPKPAPASNEASAPIPGANGMDPRTLLKIRVHNELIRTVDLKKLLVDTGKDENKEKEVREKTKREITVIVDKEAPDTPREERSKIIKEVLEEALGLGPLEDLLADPAVTEIMVNGFKKIFVEKSGKVALSPVTFTSNDHLRRIIERIVTPLGRQINDSTPYVDARLKDGSRVNAVIEPLSIDGPALTIRKFKKGGITAEKYIEYGSITKNMIDFLRICVENGLNVVISGGTGSGKTSLLNMLSSYIPSNERVITVEDAAELQLQQEHVVRLETRPASMEGTNAIHIRDLIKNALRMRPDRIIVGECRDGAALDMLQAMNTGHDGSMTTTHANSARECIARLETLSMMAGMDLPVRAIREQIAGAVNLIVQISRQSDGSRKIMSITEVAGMQGDVVTLAEIFRFKETGYDKNRKIQGVFQATGTIPSFIQKLSDKGVVIPREIFSNDPAAAAKPAAPSPAQGGLMPKMPGGVVPPKKVG, encoded by the coding sequence TTGGCTATCAATCCGAATTGTAATCTCATCGCTGTAGTTGGTGGTAAAGGGGGCGTAGGTAAAAGCGTCTTCGCCGCTAACTTTGCTTGCGCATTGATGACCGAGCTACGTACTCAGGTTTTACTTGTCGACGCCGATTCAAAATCTGTGGGCGATCAAAATGTGATTATGGGTCTTAAACCTGTAAAAACTTTGAAAGAACTTTCCACGTTCACAGGCTCTCTAAATTCTCAACCAATGAACACGCTTGTGACAATGGCCCCATCTGGTTTGGGCTATGTCGGCGCCGTTCGTGGCCCTGAGGAACAATTAAATATCTCTCCTGATCTTCTTGGTAAGTTGATGGAGTTTTTCTCTCGAGCATTTAAGTTTGTGATCGTTGACGTGGGTAACGACCTGGGTCCCGCACAAATGGCGGTTCTTCAAGAAGCCACTGCCATCATGATCGTGACGACTCCTGAGGTTCTGGTTGTGACTCAAACACAAAGACTTGTGAATGAGCTTTTATCAGCCACATTCCCTAAAGACATGTTCCAACTTGTGGTGAATAAGGCTTCGCCAACGGGTTTATCTCCGCAAGCAATTTCTAATCAATTGCAGTTGCCATTTTTAGGAATCATTCCACAAGACGAAGCAACAACCAACATGGCTTTGCAAAAATACCAACCCTTCGTTATCAGTGCGCCTAAAACGCCACTGACGGCGTCGTACTATGACCTTTCACGTAAACTAACTGGTGGTATTTTACAGCGTCTAAAAACTTTGTCTCGTCCCAAACCAGCTCCGGCTTCTAACGAAGCCAGTGCTCCGATTCCGGGAGCCAATGGTATGGACCCTCGCACACTTTTAAAAATCCGTGTGCATAATGAATTGATCCGTACCGTTGATCTAAAAAAACTTCTAGTCGATACCGGCAAGGATGAGAATAAAGAAAAAGAAGTTCGCGAAAAAACCAAACGCGAAATCACTGTTATCGTCGACAAAGAAGCTCCAGACACTCCTCGTGAAGAACGCTCTAAAATCATCAAAGAGGTTTTAGAAGAGGCCTTGGGCTTGGGTCCTTTGGAGGATTTGCTAGCCGATCCAGCTGTGACAGAGATCATGGTTAACGGCTTTAAGAAAATCTTTGTGGAAAAATCCGGTAAAGTTGCATTAAGTCCTGTGACATTCACTTCGAATGATCATTTACGTCGTATTATCGAGCGTATCGTGACACCCCTGGGTCGTCAGATCAATGATTCGACACCGTACGTGGATGCCCGTTTGAAAGACGGTTCTCGTGTTAACGCAGTTATTGAACCACTTTCAATTGATGGACCTGCGCTGACAATTCGTAAGTTTAAAAAAGGCGGTATCACCGCTGAAAAGTATATTGAATACGGAAGTATCACTAAAAACATGATCGACTTCCTTCGTATCTGCGTCGAGAACGGCTTAAACGTTGTTATCTCAGGTGGTACGGGTTCAGGTAAAACATCCCTGTTAAATATGCTTTCTTCGTATATCCCTTCCAATGAACGCGTCATCACTGTCGAGGACGCGGCCGAGTTACAATTGCAACAGGAGCACGTGGTACGTCTTGAGACTCGCCCGGCTTCCATGGAAGGTACAAACGCGATTCATATCCGCGACCTTATTAAGAATGCCCTGCGTATGCGTCCTGATCGCATCATCGTGGGTGAGTGCCGTGACGGCGCTGCCTTAGATATGTTACAAGCCATGAACACAGGTCATGATGGTTCTATGACTACGACTCACGCCAACAGCGCGCGTGAGTGTATTGCTCGTCTAGAAACTCTTTCAATGATGGCTGGTATGGATCTTCCAGTTCGCGCGATCCGCGAACAAATTGCTGGAGCTGTGAACTTGATCGTTCAGATCTCTCGTCAATCCGATGGTAGCCGTAAAATCATGAGCATCACGGAAGTGGCTGGTATGCAAGGTGACGTGGTTACTTTGGCAGAGATCTTCCGCTTTAAAGAAACTGGTTACGATAAGAATCGCAAAATTCAAGGTGTCTTCCAAGCAACAGGTACCATCCCAAGCTTCATTCAAAAATTGAGTGATAAAGGCGTCGTGATTCCTCGTGAAATTTTCAGTAACGACCCAGCTGCTGCTGCGAAACCTGCAGCTCCATCACCCGCTCAAGGTGGTTTAATGCCTAAAATGCCAGGCGGAGTCGTTCCTCCTAAGAAGGTCGGGTAA
- a CDS encoding HAMP domain-containing methyl-accepting chemotaxis protein, translating into MSKLSLKGRFLFITALLTLICLLTNVFSLFELKSQNTVTSEIAETWLPIVGKTADININVVNYRKLEFNLLATQSTDERKLVMDEMDSLMGNITIYSKVLDPLITTDNLRKFYDDFLKSWENYQAESDKFKAALDKEDTALAEKILQDSSAKYYDEAYKSLKALTDESYMVGINKSEAAAKLFKITFYAIIGVTTFFVLLGLITSILNIRSVQNSLRGVADGLDSSAQIVESRTQGLVKSSDSISSNTTSTAAALEEIVATMEDLSQTVRKNSDSSNQAAQISKDGQEAVSHGQNKIHSLITVMSEISTNSKKITEILDMIDDIAFQTNLLALNAAVEAARAGEQGKGFAVVADAVRALAQKSAEAAKEISGLINEANTKSQMGVELAADSEKSLKAIVENTNRVFQLIQEVAQGSQEQSHGIDQVKTALTSIDESLQGVAASMGNVTSASEDMQSQAQELGVMMSQLHVLVGEKNKTTTEEIQNNTEDASSSAA; encoded by the coding sequence ATGTCTAAGCTTTCTCTGAAGGGTCGCTTTTTATTTATCACAGCATTGCTTACATTGATTTGCTTGCTGACCAATGTTTTTTCACTCTTTGAATTGAAGAGTCAGAATACTGTCACCTCTGAAATTGCTGAAACGTGGCTTCCGATCGTAGGAAAAACCGCCGATATCAACATCAATGTCGTTAACTATAGAAAACTAGAATTCAATTTGTTGGCGACTCAAAGCACAGACGAAAGAAAACTTGTGATGGATGAGATGGATTCCCTGATGGGTAACATCACCATTTATTCCAAAGTGCTGGATCCTCTTATAACGACCGACAATCTTCGCAAATTTTACGACGATTTTTTAAAGTCGTGGGAAAACTATCAAGCCGAAAGCGATAAATTTAAAGCGGCATTGGACAAAGAAGATACGGCGTTGGCAGAAAAAATTCTGCAGGATAGCTCTGCTAAATATTATGACGAAGCCTATAAGTCTCTGAAAGCCCTTACTGATGAGAGTTACATGGTGGGTATTAATAAATCTGAAGCAGCTGCAAAGCTATTCAAGATTACTTTCTATGCGATTATCGGCGTCACCACTTTCTTTGTCTTGTTGGGCTTAATCACAAGTATTTTAAACATTCGCAGCGTTCAAAATTCCTTACGTGGAGTTGCTGACGGCCTGGATTCAAGTGCACAGATTGTTGAAAGTCGCACGCAAGGTCTGGTGAAATCCAGCGACTCTATTTCAAGCAACACAACAAGCACAGCTGCTGCACTTGAAGAAATCGTGGCGACCATGGAAGACTTAAGTCAAACCGTGCGCAAGAATTCCGATAGCTCAAATCAAGCGGCTCAAATCTCCAAAGACGGGCAAGAAGCCGTTTCTCATGGCCAAAATAAAATTCATTCTTTGATCACTGTGATGTCAGAAATTTCTACGAATTCCAAAAAAATCACAGAAATCTTAGATATGATCGACGACATTGCTTTTCAAACTAATTTGTTAGCTCTCAATGCAGCAGTTGAAGCGGCCCGTGCTGGTGAACAAGGTAAAGGTTTTGCTGTTGTTGCTGACGCCGTTCGCGCCCTTGCACAAAAAAGTGCTGAAGCTGCAAAAGAAATTTCAGGACTGATCAACGAAGCTAACACCAAAAGCCAGATGGGTGTTGAGTTGGCAGCTGACAGTGAAAAATCCTTAAAAGCGATTGTTGAAAATACCAATCGCGTGTTCCAATTAATTCAAGAAGTAGCACAAGGTTCCCAAGAGCAATCTCACGGTATCGATCAAGTCAAAACAGCTTTGACATCAATCGATGAAAGTTTGCAAGGCGTCGCTGCATCCATGGGTAACGTCACAAGCGCCTCTGAAGATATGCAATCTCAAGCTCAGGAACTTGGCGTTATGATGTCTCAGCTTCACGTCTTGGTGGGCGAGAAAAACAAAACTACAACAGAAGAAATACAAAATAATACGGAAGACGCGTCGTCTTCCGCTGCTTAA
- the cpaB gene encoding Flp pilus assembly protein CpaB has protein sequence MGSNDTRNLWLSIAAGIFATFLLYSYSQEKKAEYDKRFGSTKRVVVAKEDIAEMQTVYDTMVETKDMPADFIQPDTVTIPDEIIGNVAAVPIRKGQMIVKNNLLTPGPDTGIALQVAPSKRAVAIPVDEIRGVAKLIRPGDRVDIYAAVDSGKGVQQRREVFTLMSDVPVLATGLSVVNNIPRMFELDSSGKNLNQIALTGDTKYTTITVEATPKEAQDLFYILSTAPGNLFFALRNPSDRTIPVRAPSSTSDTVLGRPMVSLDAAPAVPAAPPVVLPQQQQRMMQPMQQRAPQPTQQRRNGFKTL, from the coding sequence ATGGGATCAAACGACACTAGAAATTTATGGCTTTCAATTGCAGCGGGAATCTTCGCCACATTCTTGCTTTATAGCTATTCGCAAGAAAAGAAAGCTGAATACGACAAGCGATTTGGTTCTACAAAACGTGTCGTCGTTGCCAAAGAAGACATCGCTGAAATGCAAACTGTCTATGACACGATGGTTGAAACGAAAGATATGCCTGCTGATTTTATTCAGCCAGACACAGTTACGATTCCTGATGAGATCATCGGTAACGTAGCTGCCGTACCTATTCGTAAAGGCCAAATGATCGTAAAGAATAACCTTCTAACGCCAGGCCCTGACACAGGTATCGCCTTGCAAGTAGCACCCAGTAAGCGTGCAGTTGCGATTCCTGTTGATGAAATCCGTGGTGTCGCAAAGCTCATCCGTCCTGGTGACCGCGTGGATATCTATGCTGCTGTGGACTCGGGTAAAGGCGTGCAACAGCGTCGTGAGGTATTCACTTTGATGAGTGACGTTCCAGTTCTGGCAACGGGTTTAAGTGTTGTAAATAACATTCCTCGTATGTTTGAGCTTGATTCATCTGGTAAGAATCTAAATCAGATCGCTCTGACTGGTGATACAAAATATACGACGATCACAGTTGAAGCGACGCCGAAAGAGGCACAAGACTTATTCTATATTTTATCAACAGCGCCGGGAAATTTATTCTTTGCGCTTAGAAATCCAAGTGACCGTACAATTCCTGTAAGAGCACCTAGCTCGACATCAGATACAGTCCTTGGCAGACCGATGGTATCTTTGGATGCAGCTCCGGCAGTGCCAGCAGCGCCTCCAGTAGTATTACCACAGCAACAACAACGAATGATGCAACCAATGCAGCAACGAGCACCGCAACCGACGCAACAACGTAGGAACGGCTTTAAGACCTTGTAG
- a CDS encoding Flp1 family type IVb pilin, whose amino-acid sequence MKKFKNFSKKFLKNERGQGATEYILLLVVVVGLVMIFKDKIQTTVKDKISSLSSDITGVTSQ is encoded by the coding sequence ATGAAGAAGTTTAAGAACTTTTCTAAAAAATTTTTGAAAAACGAACGCGGTCAAGGTGCGACAGAATACATCCTTTTGTTGGTTGTCGTGGTTGGTCTTGTGATGATTTTCAAAGATAAAATTCAAACTACGGTTAAAGACAAAATCAGCTCTCTTTCAAGCGATATCACAGGCGTTACTTCTCAATAG